One window of the Alligator mississippiensis isolate rAllMis1 chromosome 5, rAllMis1, whole genome shotgun sequence genome contains the following:
- the DPH3 gene encoding diphthamide biosynthesis protein 3, giving the protein MSVFHDEVEIEDFEYDEETETYSYPCPCGDRFLISREDLENGEDVATCPSCSLLVRVIYDQEQFMRDEVVSEPTTSKELVKC; this is encoded by the exons ATGTCAGTGTTCCACGATGAGGTGGAGATCGAGGACTTCGAGTACGATGAGGAGACCGAGACCTACAGCTACCCGTGTCCCTGCGGGGACCGCTTCCTCATCTCCCGG GAGGACTTGGAGAACGGTGAGGACGTGGCCACGTGCCCTAGCTGCTCGCTCCTCGTACGCGTCATCTACGACCAG GAACAGTTTATGCGTGACGAAGTAGTCTCAGAACCTACAACAAGCAAGGAATTGGTTAAATGCTGA